DNA from Eucalyptus grandis isolate ANBG69807.140 chromosome 5, ASM1654582v1, whole genome shotgun sequence:
AGCAAGATTATTATTACCACTCAAGACCGGGGAATTCTCAAAGTGCCTACACTTGTTGGTGGGGCTTACGAACTTAATGGCATGAATTTTAATCATTCTTTGGAACTTTTTAGCAAGCATGCCTTCGGAAGAGATTATCCCATACAACAATACATCTCTCACTCTAAAAGAGCAGTAAAGATTTGTGGCGGCATTCCTTTAGCTCTAGGGGTCATTGGTTCTCTTTTATCTGGAAAAGCATAGAGGAGTGGGATGCCATATTAAAGGAGCTAGAAAAATTTCCTCAGGAGGATGTTGAAAAGAAGTTGATAATCAGCATTGAGGCATTAaatgaaagccaaaaaaatatatttttggatgTGGCTTGTTTCTTCATTGGGTGTGATAAAAGAATTGTGATCCACATGTGAGAAAGCTGTGACTTTTGTCCTCATCAATCTCTTTCAATTCTCCAGCAAAGACCTTTGATAAAGATTAGAGATGATAACCAATTATGGATGCATGATTGGTTAAGaaatattggaagaaattttatatGAAGAGAGAGTGACATGAAACCGGAGAAGCAACAATGGGTGTGGACTTATGAGCAAGCATTGGATGTTCCGGAGAAAACGCAGGTAAATCATACTGCTTCATCCCTTTAAAAGGAGATTGGTCACCAATatatttgttttggttttcGTTTCTAAAGAGTCAATTTATTATTCCAGTGTACTTACAAATGCAAAATCAGTATCTTTAATGAAAATCGACCTTTCATTAGCAGTTTGGGATTTGACGTGAACATAGATGTAGGATTTTTAAAGGTATTATcactattaaaaaataataaaattgctaaaatatCCATCCTAAACCTACGAGAAGCCAGCAAAACCTTACAAACTCTCCTCCTACTTTGTCCGCCTCCATCCTTGACTCTGTCCCTCTCGCATTTGGTCTCGaactcatctttcttttttctgtagCTCTCGCTCCAACCTCGAGGTCCGTCGccctttctctctcaatcttcttcctgctgtgtgtgtgtgtgtgtgttttttttaataaattttttgttctttttctttcgattCTCCTTCATTTTCTGATCACTGGAAAGTAAAAAAACGAAAATCGAATTAGTGGCTGAATCGAAAGTGATGGAACTCTGAGCAGGTGCATTTGTGTATTGGGTTTCGTTATATTTGCACAAAGCAGATCTCTACATTTTGGTTATGATGGATCTGTCAAGGCAAAACACAGAAAAAGTGATTCATGAACCGCAACTTATAATTGAGCATTCTTTTCAGTTTCCTATCCGCAGATTTTACACGAATCTAACTTTTGCTGCTACAAGGCCTAAAAATTGGCCACCAAGGAGAATGTGTCTTTGAACAGGCTAGTTTCCAACAGTGAGTCACTtgaatcatataaaaaaaaaccacctATTCGAGGGAATAGTATTATGGGTCTTTTGCTCAAATCAGGACATTTTTCTATGTCAAGGTGAGCCCTGCTTCAACTACAATTCAAGGCACTTCGTAAGCTTTATGTAGGAGGACGACGATCGTGCTCAGCTCCCTCTCTCCATTCCCTACCAGAAACCCCCCGTAAGCTCTAAGTGCATTCTATAGTCAGTGTTCTGTTTTGAAGTGGATGAGTGGAAGTGAGAACTCCACCTCCTCCTCtacatgtttaattttctcaaaataagtCGGGTCATTCAAGTTGCTCTTTAGTTTTCGTTTCTTTGATGTTTATtgttactttttatttggaagcTGATTCAACTTATTTTTCCTGTATGGTCAGAgtatttggtaactattctATGCACAATTTGAGAAGGAGATAGTTAACTCTCTCCGTGTTCGACATTTGTTATGTTTACTTTCCGCATTTTGGCAGCAACAGCAGATTCTGTTTAACCATTAGGCAGTGATTGCATTAAGTAAATTATTCATGCTCTAGTATTTTCTATCAATAAGCGTTGTTTTTGTATTAATTACCAGCATGATTGTTAGTTCAACATGAAGATGCTGCATTATTGGAGCTGTGCTTAGCTGGACACGGAAAAATTTCTTGACTTGAGCAAAAGACCCAAAATACTATTTCCTTGATAggtgctttatttattttattttagcatCAAGTTTTGGATAGATATTAGCCTCGCGATATGTTGTTACAATGACTTCAAACTTATCTTCACATTTGCTTCTAGTAGAAGCTAGCCTCATCAACCTGCACTTGGTCATTATTTTCAGGTGGCATCTCAAATTGTTGTTGCACAAAGAATTTGCACGAATCTTTGTGGTTGAACTTTGATTTGACAGCAGTTTCTACTTTTTCATGTCTTTTCTAATAAATGAAGCCTTACAAGGCGAGCGTGTCCCAAGAACAAATAAATATGTATAATGCCTCTTCTGATAATCAGGAAATGAAGGAGTCATCAGAATATGATTATGAAGTGTTTTTGAGCTTTAGAGGACCAAATACTCGTACGGACATTGCTGATTACCTTTACGTCAACATGATTGATGTTGGAATTCAGGCATATAGGGACTATGAAGAGCTCTGCACTAGGGAAGAGATCAGCGGCCCCTTCTCCAAGCAATTTAACACTCAAAGATCTCAATaccaatcttttctaaaggatatGCTGATAGTCCATGGTGCCTCAGGGACTTGGTCAAGATGGTGGAGAGCAAGAACATAGGGGGGTAAAAGatcatgcccattttctatAATGTCACACTGTTTGAGGTTAAATATCAGAATGAGCACTACGGCAACGCCGTTGTTTCTCATTTAAACAAGAAGCGGTTCGATGATGAGACTATCAACAACTGGAAGGCTGCTCTTAAAGAGGTTGGAGAACTAAAGGGATGGGGTCTCCACAGAATGCTAAACAAGTATTTAATTATATCACATATGGACTGTTTGACTCAGATGCATTATTTTGCTCAGCTAAACCTAATGTCTTGGTACTTTTTTCCTCCAATACTATCATAGGCAAAGGTGAATTTGTGAAAGAAGGTTTTGATTGAGTTGAAAACTGCATACTTGGAAGAATGTGATTGCTTTGTCGAAGTAGACAATCATGTGGACGAAATTATGAGAATGATAGGTGCACACAACCTTGAAACAAAAATAGTTGGAATCCATGGTGTTGGTAGCATGGGAAAAGCAACTCTTGCCAAAACAGTGTACAGTCAACTTTCTATAGATTTTTCTTATTGTTGTTTCCTTTCAAACATCCGAGAAACAGAGATTACATGGTTGCAGAAGCAGCTCGTATCGACCATCCTTAAAGGACAATGTTCTGATATCAAAAATATCACAGAAGGGAAAAAGGTAATTGCAAAGGTTACCCAATAAAAAAGTGCTTCTTCTGCTTGATGATGCCGACAAAGCAAGTCAACTTGATGCACTTGTCTAGAAGCGTGAGCGGTTTGAGAAGGGAAGCAAGAACATCATAACCACTAGAGACAGGGGAATTCTTAAAGTGCCCACAACTGATGATCAGACTTGCAAGACTACACTTGTTGATGAGGCATATGAACTTACTAGCATGGATTTTGATCATTCTCTTAAACTCTTTAGCAAACATGCCTTTAGAAGAGATTATCCCTTAGAGTAATACATCTCTCACTATGAAAGAGCAATAAATATTTGTCGCGGTCTTCCTTTAGCTTTTGAGGTAATGTTCTCTTTTATCTAGAGAAAGAGTAGAGAAGTGGGATGCCATATTAAAGGAGCTAGAAGAATCTCCTCTATAGGATGTTGAAAAGAGGTTAACCAAAGAAGGATATTTCttgatgttttgttttttcattgggtATAATAAAAGAATTGTGATTCACATTTGGAAAGCTGTAAATGCAATCCTCATCTATCCCTCGGAATCCTTTAGCAAAGATCTTTGATAAATATTAGAGAAGATAATCAACTATGGGTGCATGATTTGTTAAGAgatatttgaagaaattttatACAACAGGGAAGTGATGAGAAACCGGAGAAGCAACAATGGGTGTGGACTCATGCGCAAGCATTCAAAGTTTATAGAAAATGCAGGTAAATCATACAACTTCATTCCTTCTTTGAAAAGAAGTTTGGTTTTCGTTCCTATAGCGTTGATTAATTATTCTATAGCACTTACTGATGTGGTTTATCAATCGTTTTGAATGTTAGGAGAAGATTTAATTGTTTTCCCTTGAAGGACATCAACACTGCGAATCATGGTTTTTTCtaacttccattttatgattttatttttgcataGTGGAGGTGGTGTTCACGCAATTGGAAGCTTTGAAGCTATATGTCTTGAGTTGACTGAACTATCTAGATAGATACTCCTTAATGAAAGAAGTCTTAGAAAGTCTTTTGAATATAAGTTTCCTTCGAATGGACTTTAAGTTAGGCCCTCAACCCTCATCAAGGTATATGTTTCCTCTAGGTAAGctttatatgaaaaatatttggaggtcaaattttcttgaagaccaaaattattttcaagacgAATTTGGCCCATTTATCCTTCTTGAGTCAAGATTTCTCCTTCCAGAATTGAGATGGCTTTCATGGAATAACTTCCCTAATATTTTTAAAGTGTCTCATATTTCCATGAGGAAGCTAGTTATCCTTGATTTCTCAAGGAGTGAAATCCGAGAAACATGGCATGGATGGAGCCACATAAAGGTACGATTTTTCAGATAGAATAAATGCATTTTGTGGCAAGTTATCTTAATTTGGCCTAAAAAGCAATATGCTTTCTTTTTAGTTGGCTGAGAATTTGAAGGTCCTAAATCTGACTGGATGCGATTTTCATAGACATTCGGATTTGTCTTCTCATAAGAAGTTAGAGCAACTTATTCTCCAAGGATCTAAGTGTTTGGCTAAAATTGATTCGTCCATTGGTCACCTTAAGAACTTGGTCTTCTTAAACTTGAGGGACTGTAAAAATCTCCAGAAGCTACCTACGAGTTGGGGGGCACTGGAATCATTGATGGAACTTCTTCTTGACTCTACATCTATACAAAAGATTCCTGAatggagaaggatgaagaatcTGAAAATGCTCAGCTTGGTCGGATGTATATCATTGAATAAATTCAGTTTCGTTGGTTGCTCAGCATCAGCAGTGAAGCTCTCATTAGTGGGTAACCATTTCAACTCATTAGTTGAGTTAGATCTATCGAGCACTGGTATAAAGGAGTTACCATATTCAATTGGatatatgaagaaattgaaagtgctaAAGATATGGCGTTGCTGCCTAACAAAACTACCCAGCGCTGTTGCAATGTTGGAGAAGCTCAAAGAGCTAGAGGCAAGTGGGGAATATCTAAcagaattgaaagaaattcctaGTAATATTGGGAAGCTGCCAATGTTTGTTGTTAAAATTCGGTGAAATTCCAGCAATGCCAAAGCTTCCGGAAAGTCCGATCACTTTAACCATTGATGCAAACTCAATGAAGACAATGCTGGAATTCTCAAACCtattaaatttgagaaatttgaagttGTGGGTAAGATTCCTGTGTCTTTTAAAACTTGAAGTAGATCCAAGTTCTTGGGGGATTGGAAGATTATCCATGCTTGAGATCTTGGAATTGTATTGTCCTCATGTCCGCACCTTATCTTTTAATCTTGTTCTCCTTTCTAAACTGAAGGAACTCCAAATCAGTTGCCTAAAATTGCAATGCCTACCAAGGCTTCTGACGAATTTGTCATACTTACATTTATAGGAATGCCACAGaataaaaacaacaaatgaTATTTCCAATTTGAAAGCGTAGTCACATTTGGAAATACATCATTGTTGGAAACTAACAGAGA
Protein-coding regions in this window:
- the LOC120293748 gene encoding disease resistance protein RUN1-like, whose protein sequence is MKSLDINNVMEGKEVIKRRLCSKRVLLLLDDVNDASQLDALMQKREWFGKGSKIIITTQDRGILKVPTLVGGAYELNGMNFNHSLELFSKHAFGRDYPIQQYISHSKRAVKICGGIPLALGVIGSLLSGKA
- the LOC120293749 gene encoding uncharacterized protein LOC120293749, translated to MKESSEYDYEVFLSFRGPNTRTDIADYLYVNMIDVGIQAYRDYEELCTREEISGPFSKQFNTQRSQYQSFLKDMLINEHYGNAVVSHLNKKRFDDETINNWKAALKEVGELKGWGLHRMLNKERVEKWDAILKELEESPL
- the LOC104446450 gene encoding disease resistance protein RPV1-like: MKEVLESLLNISFLRMDFKLGPQPSSRYMFPLGKLYMKNIWRSNFLEDQNYFQDEFGPFILLESRFLLPELRWLSWNNFPNIFKVSHISMRKLVILDFSRSEIRETWHGWSHIKLAENLKVLNLTGCDFHRHSDLSSHKKLEQLILQGSKCLAKIDSSIGHLKNLVFLNLRDCKNLQKLPTSWGALESLMELLLDSTSIQKIPEWRRMKNLKMLSLVGCISLNKFSFVGCSASAVKLSLVGNHFNSLVELDLSSTGIKELPYSIGYMKKLKVLKIWRCCLTKLPSAVAMLEKLKELEASGEYLTELKEIPSNIGKLPMFVVKIR